The following nucleotide sequence is from Trifolium pratense cultivar HEN17-A07 linkage group LG2, ARS_RC_1.1, whole genome shotgun sequence.
TGCTGTCACCATGTCTGTATCAAGTTACTATATTTCCAATTAAGTGTCTTGTTTGAAATATTGTTTGTTTGATATTATTTGTCATTATGAAATATCAATGAAACATTATGTTTTTCCACTGATATCCTTATTTATTGTATATCAACCAACATAACTGCTTTATTGATAAGGgcattttaatcaataaaattcATTATATCATGAAAACCAATatattcaatgaattttttaAGAAGTGTACATAACCTTAAACGACACTTAATATGAGGTAGATggaacatattttatttatgtaataGTCTTGTTTTAAATGACTGCATAACCTAGAGTATGCATGCTGTCTCCCTCTATGATGTTAATAGTGGCGCTATAGCGTGGCGTCAGACCACCTCTCCGCTATGCTATAAGGCCGCTTTCCGCTATTTGCAGGATAATAGGGTTTTTATAGCGGTGGCGTAGCGGATTGGTAGCGCTATTTGGCTACTTTTGTAAATAAATCATAAAGTGAGGGGTATTTTGGACTTTTCTGCACATCATAAAGTAACCCTCACATCACATCAGCTGATTACTTTTATGCTTTATTTTAATGGGATGTCATTTTGAGTACTCCTAGAACTTCATGGAATGTTATTAGTCTTTATTTAGAACCTATTTTGATGGTAATTGACAAtatttagtataattattaagtaagaaagtccttttaattttgtgtatttatctattttttagtatttatgtatgttgttggaatttatgtttaatttgtacATTGCCGCTATACCGCTATAGCGCTACCCGCTATATCGCTATAGCATTTTTGAGGGTCGGCGCTACGCGCCGCTATCTGATATTAACAACATAGGTCTCCCTACATACTCTTCCATTAGAATACTTTTCGGTCACTCTAATAACCTATTGGTACTCACAACATGATTTTCTTGGCAGGTGCCCATTCCACCCGGCAACGTTTATGCAATCAATGACACCCTTTCAGCTGAGGGAGCAGCTGATGATTACGAGACACGTGTCAAACACTTGGTCAATAGCAATGTGATAGCTTCATCATCAACCAGTGGATTTCCAAAATTTGATCTCATGTTGCTTGGCATGGGCCCTGATGGGCATGTAGCTTCTTTGTTCCCAGGGCACCCTCTTGTGCAGGAGAATAAAAAATGGGTTGCTTCGATTACCGACTCGCCAAAACCACCACCAGAAAGAATAACATTTACCTTTCCCGTTATCAATTCATCTGCGTACATTGCACTTTTTGTGACTGGTACCGGTAAAGCAGATGCAGTTCACTCCGCACTACGCGGATCCGGAACTGCTGATAAGCTTCCTGCTGCCTTGGTTTCACCTGAAGGGGAGTTGAAATGGTTCTTAGACAAAGGTGCAGCATCAAAGCTGTAGATCCTAAAGCTGAGCCAGTTAATCTATGTGTTGTGCTGTTGTATTTATTTTTGCAATAATGAGTCTGTGTAATAGAAGAAACTTAACTGTTACTGAATCTCCATAATAACTCATTGATAGTTTAAAGTGGAGAGAGGTCTTTGTAGCAATAAGAGGATAAAGTGAAGAGAGTACAATGTGCGGTTCTTCTTTTGGTTCAAAATTTATAAAGGTTTACCCTCATAAATTTCCCATTAATGTGAAGTAACACATCCCTCCCATCAGCTTCGGTTTTCATTTCAATCGTGATGCTTCCAGCCGAAAGCCGAGTTGAGTTCATATTACTCAGCTGATCATATTTGTATGCTAAAGGACATAATAACTGAATAAGTAGTCGACTTGAAGTGTGTTCAGCTTAGTGGAATGAATGTCATTGTTCCACCCTTGTTTGAACAATTATCCTTGAGTGCTAATTTAGGAACATTTTGTTTCAATTGAGGAAGAGAAAGGAGGATTTAATGTTGAGGGAGGAAATCCAACACACATCCTTAGTTAAATTCTGTCATGCCTCCTCTACTAACCAAAATATGAGATTCTTTTTCCATCCCCAAATGACACTAATTTTCTAAAGTATATTTTCAGACTATGTTTTTGTTTggaactacatttttttttttgacaaagtttgGAAGTACATTTTTAAGGGGAGGAAAAACAATATTCTTTTTTAGTATATTTTCAAAGTGACTTTAGGGGTGAGAAAATTAGCACCCTAAAATATTCCACTACTTGCAGCACCTCCTTTGTTAGATTCTGCCACTTAAACGAACATGTTGTGAATAGAATAAGACATTTTCTTTTCGCGCCCCCGAAAGtccattttcttttcttaaatGCAGAGGAGTTTGCTGCAATATAAACAAGTTCTTGATTTCAAGACAAATCAATAGGTTTCatcttattttaacatttcaaGGACATGcgttggtattggcttgggacctgagagtgtgctcctcttgaggtcaaTTTGGGAAGCTAACTTCAAAAAAACATTTCAAGGACATACTTGTCATTTAGAATAGTTTAActatctttttgtttttatcttctATTCAACCAATTAGAGGAAAAAGTTTACATGTTTCTTTCTTGTATTTCCTTTCATCAAACATTACATGTTttcgttattattatttttttttatctttatttttatcaCATTTTTAGCCATTATATTTTCTTTCACCATCTAAACATCCGTAAATGATGTCTCAAACCAACCACCCCATGATACTTGTTTTTAACTTTCATCATTATCATTGCAGGATAAAACCTTGAAAACACATGCTtctttaaactctttttttactcaaaacttCCTTTTGACTTAAAATCCACTCCAAGAATACTAGTATATGCATATCTTCATAAAAACAAGTTGCAACTTATAAAATGGATGAACATAGAAGCAAGAAACGTCCTCTGAACACATGGGGACCGCAAATTTAGGGGATGCAAACAATGTTCTCTTCACTTCACCTAgcatttcattatttatttttttttgctaaagtctgaccaataattattttaaccGGTGATTAAACTTGAATTCTTTCGCACAACGTTTTATGTGTCTTTTGTGGTTTTACATGCCATTGGTTTCTGAACACCTTTAATCACAAACCTATACCCAATTTCTCAAAcgaataatttattttcctaTTGCAATTTGCAAGCAAATTGGATGGTTACTGGTTAGTCCAAGATGACAATGTTTTGCTTAATGTGGTAGTTTGTCTTCTTTTGGTccctctcttctcttctcttctcttcacCCAAAAACCCCATTAC
It contains:
- the LOC123908686 gene encoding 6-phosphogluconolactonase 3, chloroplastic-like, which encodes MAYYTYTHSALHLRIPSSLSLSNPNIHLPSTRISFQPLRFKGLNAKPNNRFICKAVKSSMAASSQVEIFEKEELAVSLAKYTADLSNKFTHQRGAFTVCLSGGSLINYLRKLLEPPHVDSIEWAKWHVFWVDERVVPKDHQDSNYKLAFDGFLSKVPIPPGNVYAINDTLSAEGAADDYETRVKHLVNSNVIASSSTSGFPKFDLMLLGMGPDGHVASLFPGHPLVQENKKWVASITDSPKPPPERITFTFPVINSSAYIALFVTGTGKADAVHSALRGSGTADKLPAALVSPEGELKWFLDKGAASKL